In Salvelinus namaycush isolate Seneca chromosome 37, SaNama_1.0, whole genome shotgun sequence, the following are encoded in one genomic region:
- the irgq2 gene encoding immunity-related GTPase family, q2 encodes MAADVVSHSLNLLETLKESIENNKLSDVKDAVEDLLISRINLAVAGERGPEKSAFINALRGLGPEDEGAALSPCPTSPEEMAIYPNPKHPDFRLWDLPPTPAATPFDLEGYMERVKFLRYNVVVMAFTQSLQANSVAVFLEARSVQRDTVYFALLASEKDTEKGLEERRKASLELLKAQGVALPKVFLVRPSCLEKLDFPGLLEEMERDLPEIRAHALLLALPTLSPVLVTQKRDAFKALVWAAASLSGGVSAIPVPLVASMVDARVGVRILTKARASLCLDDESVERLARQRGMEPARLKALRTCNLSVEVTKGEVKLRLAAAEKELTTNTTRLVEMAMPRHARSAGRSFTVMLQALNGAIDEMVVDTEKILAAAGIGEGK; translated from the coding sequence ATGGCGGCGGATGTTGTTTCTCACAGCCTGAACCTCCTGGAGACTCTCAAAGAGTCTATTGAGAACAACAAGCTGTCGGACGTCAAGGATGCTGTGGAGGACCTCCTGATCAGCCGGATCAACCTGGCCGTGGCAGGAGAGCGGGGGCCAGAGAAGTCTGCATTCATCAACGCCCTCCGTGGCCTGGGGCCTGAGGATGAAGGAGCCGCCCTATCCCCCTGCCCCACTTCTCCAGAGGAGATGGCCATCTATCCCAACCCCAAGCACCCTGACTTCAGGCTCTGGGACTTGCCACCCACCCCCGCAGCCACACCCTTTGACCTGGAAGGGTACATGGAGCGGGTGAAGTTCCTGAGGTACAACGTGGTGGTCATGGCGTTCACACAGAGTCTCCAGGCCAACAGCGTGGCGGTGTTCCTGGAAGCCCGCTCTGTGCAGAGGGACACTGTGTACTTCGCCTTGCTGGCCTCAGAGAAGGACACAGAAAAGGGTCTGGAGGAGAGACGGAAGGCCAGCCTGGAGTTGTTGAAGGCCCAGGGGGTGGCCCTGCCTAAGGTGTTCCTAGTGAGGCCCTCCTGTCTGGAGAAACTTGACTTCCCAGGACTcctggaggagatggagagggacctACCAGAGATCCGGGCCCACGCTCTCCTCCTGGCCCTGCCCACTCTCTCCCCAGTCCTGGTCACCCAGAAGAGGGACGCCTTCAAGGCCTTGGTCTGGGCTGCCGCGTCACTCTCTGGTGGGGTGTCGGCCATCCCTGTGCCCCTGGTGGCCTCCATGGTGGACGCCAGAGTGGGTGTGAGGATCCTCACCAAGGCCAGGGCCTCGCTCTGTCTGGACGACGAGTCTGTTGAGCGGTTGGCACGGCAACGCGGCATGGAGCCGGCACGGCTCAAAGCCCTGCGGACGTGTAACCTGTCGGTTGAAGTCACTAAGGGGGAGGTAAAGCTTCGGCTGGCAGCGGCAGAGAAGGAGTTGACCACCAACACAACCCGGCTGGTGGAGATGGCCATGCCTAGGCACGCCCGCTCAGCCGGTCGTTCCTTCACTGTCATGCTGCAGGCTCTCAATGGGGCCATCGATGAGATGGTGGTTGACACAGAGAAGATACTGGCTGCTGCTGGTATAGGAGAGGGGAAATGA
- the si:dkey-24p1.7 gene encoding uncharacterized protein si:dkey-24p1.7: MWVLIWAALLFSLTERATCRRQQQPPPQTSTPWTITFSPAEITAEKGLCAVISCTFTHPDDIKPTNAIWFKCPTNDRCNKDKTIIFHSETPHKAQEDFKQRVSLLETDLTKKNCSVIINDIRENDAGKYQFRTLGGSFTNPQKMKITVTALTQKPSVLTPLLTEGEPATLTCTAPGICSGTPPNITWTWRGTRDNNTELRDNTTIQIREDLTNVTTTHFSTLTFTPSAKHDGTKVTCLVTFNGNITTKKTLTMNVAHVKEPKISGSNTVREGDTLNLTCSDDSYPPSSSNITWSKKGTTALERNNSGLATLIISDMTREHAGEYVCTAQHHKRSLTASTVVTVMLNSTISPTVRNHTNTTMECVSRNEAGRVREKLQVNQIEKQEEDVSKDIMAMLSDLKLITAFVVGAALSATICCIFLCLNGKCKRRKEMIPKDSDSKSPFMNLEMVTCEDQQTDAGQAVGSKQTHLQVALRKGEENGGGTTGKSTTGEEPNEVDYARINYSLLKKKTPEEAEKKTTSTETDYAEIKREKKKEEEEDSGEGSGVMEEVEWEEGEEMIGKDEEKENGKPLRETDEDTALYSNVKAIMGGE; encoded by the exons ATGTGGGTCCTCATCTGGGCAGCTCTACTCTTCTCTCTGACAGAGAGAGCAACATGTCGAA GACagcaacaaccaccaccacagacATCAACACCCTGGACCATCACCTTCAGTCCAGCAGAAATAACAGCAGAGAAGGGACTATGTGCTGTTATTTCATGTACTTTCACTCACCCTGATGACATCAAGCCTACCAATGCAATATGGTTCAAGTGCCCTACAAATGACAGATGTAATAAGGATAAAACCATAATTTTCCACTCTGAAACTCCCCATAAAGCTCAGGAGGATTTTAAACAGAGAGTGTCTCTACTGGAGACTGATCTGACAAAGAAGAACTGTAGTGTGATCATCAACGACATCAGAGAGAATGATGCTGGAAAGTATCAATTCAGAACGTTAGGAGGATCATTTACAAACCCACAGAAAATGAAAATCACAGTGACAG CTCTGACCCAGAAGCCCTCAGTGTTGACTCCTCTTCTGACAGAGGGAGAACCAGCTACTCTGACCTGCACCGCCCCGGGGATCTGCTCTGGAACTCCTCCTAACATCACATGGACATGGAGAGGAACTAGAGACAACAACACTGAGCTCAGAGACAACACCACCATACAGATTAGAGAGGACCTGACCAATGTGACAACAACCCACTTCTCAACGTTGACCTTCACCCCCTCAGCTAAGCATGACGGCACCAAGGTCACATGTCTGGTGACCTTCAATGGCAACATCACCACTAAGAAGACACTGACAATGAATGTGGCAC ATGTGAAGGAACCCAAGATCTCAGGTAgtaacacagtgagagagggTGATACCCTGAATCTGACCTGCAGTGATGACAGCTACCCACCATCATCATCTAACATCACCTGGAGTAAGAAGGGGACAACAGCTTTGGAACGGAATAACTCTGGACTGGCCACTCTCATCATCTCTGACATGACAAGAGAACATGCTGGGGAGTATGTGTGTACAGCTCAACACCACAAGAGATCTCTGACAGCTTCCACGGTTGTAACTGTGATGT TGAACAGCACCATCAGCCCGACTGTCAGAAACCACACCAATACCACTATGGAGTGTGTCAGCAGAAATGAAgcgggcagagtgagagagaagctgCAAGTCAACCAAATAGAAAAACAAGAAG AGGATGTGTCTAAAGACATCATGGCTATGCTGTCGGACCTAAAACTGATTACTGCATTTGTGGTTGGTGCAGCCCTCTCAGCCACCATCTGTTGTATCTTCCTGTGTTTGAATGGGAAATGTAAAAG ACGCAAAGAAATGATCCCAAAGGACTCAGACTCCAAAAGCCCTTTCATGAACCTGGAGATGGTGACATGTGAAGACCAACAG ACGGATGCAGGACAGGCTGTAGGGAGCAAACAGACCCATCTGCAGGTGGCGCTGAGGAAGGGAGAAGAAAACGGAGGTGGAACCACAGGAAAATCTACCACAGGTGAAGAACCAAATGAAGTGGACTACGCCAGAATCAACTACTCCCTGCTGAAGAAGAAGACTCCTGAGGAGGCAGAGAAGAAGACCACCAGCACAGAGACAGACTACGCCGAAATCAaacgagagaagaagaaagaggaggaagaagatagTGGAGAGGGGAGTGGTGTGATGGAAGAGGTGGAAtgggaagaaggggaggagatgaTAGGGAAGGATGAGGAGAAAGAGAACGGTAAGCCATTACGAGAGACAGATGAGGATACAGCGCTTTACTCCAACGTCAAGGCTATTATGGGTGGAGAGTGA